Proteins encoded within one genomic window of Pectobacterium araliae:
- a CDS encoding YraN family protein: protein MNQRATGAVYEQQARRYLERAGLTFTAANVTLRGGELDLIMRDRHIWVFVEVRYRRNAHFGDAAASVTRHKQQRLLHAAAVWLAQQGASFDTVDCRFDVLAITGKEFNWLPNAFAAQG, encoded by the coding sequence CTGAATCAGCGAGCGACAGGTGCCGTTTACGAACAACAGGCTCGGCGCTATCTTGAACGCGCGGGTCTGACCTTCACCGCCGCAAATGTTACGCTACGCGGCGGTGAACTGGATTTGATCATGCGCGATCGCCATATCTGGGTGTTTGTCGAAGTACGCTATCGGCGCAACGCGCATTTTGGCGATGCGGCAGCCAGCGTGACTCGCCACAAACAGCAGCGGTTACTGCATGCCGCCGCCGTGTGGTTGGCACAGCAAGGCGCCAGTTTTGACACGGTAGACTGCCGTTTTGACGTGCTGGCCATTACGGGCAAAGAGTTCAATTGGCTCCCCAATGCCTTTGCAGCACAAGGATAA
- the diaA gene encoding DnaA initiator-associating protein DiaA — MLDRIKVCFTESIQTQIAAAEALPDAISRGAIAMVQSLLNGNKILCCGNGTSAANSQHFAASMINRFEAERPSLPAIALNADNVVLTAIANDRLHEEVYAKQVRALGQAGDVLLAISTRGNSRDIVKAVESAVTRDMTIVALTGYDGGELAGLLGPQDVEIRIPSHRSARIQEMHMLTVNCLCDLIDNTLFPHQND, encoded by the coding sequence GTGCTGGATAGAATAAAAGTTTGTTTTACTGAGAGTATTCAAACGCAGATTGCCGCGGCAGAAGCCTTGCCTGACGCCATTTCCCGCGGCGCGATTGCGATGGTGCAATCTCTGCTAAACGGTAACAAAATTCTGTGCTGCGGCAACGGAACATCGGCAGCCAATTCGCAACATTTTGCCGCCAGCATGATTAACCGCTTTGAAGCAGAGCGCCCCAGCTTACCCGCCATCGCACTAAATGCAGATAATGTGGTCTTAACTGCGATAGCGAATGACCGCTTGCATGAAGAGGTCTATGCCAAACAAGTCAGGGCGTTAGGTCAGGCTGGCGACGTACTACTGGCAATTTCAACCCGTGGCAACAGCCGCGATATTGTGAAAGCCGTAGAGTCTGCCGTTACCCGCGACATGACGATTGTCGCCTTGACTGGCTACGATGGCGGGGAACTGGCCGGGTTGCTCGGGCCGCAGGATGTGGAGATTCGCATCCCGTCACACCGCAGCGCCCGTATTCAGGAAATGCACATGCTGACAGTAAATTGCCTGTGCGATTTGATTGATAACACACTTTTTCCACACCAGAACGATTGA
- the dolP gene encoding division/outer membrane stress-associated lipid-binding lipoprotein gives MRISSAFAVLSIALLLQGCVGVVAVGSAVATKTATDPRTVGTQVDDGTLEVRVTNAISKDEQLKKDARIIATAYQGKVLLTGQAPSTEMASRAKQIALGVDGAVEVYNEIRQGTPVSMGTASMDTWITTKVRSQILASDTVKSSNVKVTTENSEVFLLGLVTPREGTSAAETASKVSGVKHVTTAFTYLQ, from the coding sequence ATGAGGATAAGTTCTGCATTTGCCGTGCTGTCTATCGCCCTGCTGCTACAAGGCTGTGTCGGGGTTGTTGCTGTTGGCAGTGCCGTAGCGACCAAAACGGCCACTGACCCGCGTACCGTCGGCACGCAGGTTGATGATGGCACACTGGAAGTCCGCGTGACGAATGCAATCAGCAAAGACGAGCAACTGAAAAAAGATGCCCGTATCATTGCAACGGCTTATCAGGGGAAAGTGCTGTTAACGGGACAGGCTCCAAGCACAGAGATGGCAAGCCGGGCTAAGCAAATCGCCCTCGGCGTGGACGGTGCAGTCGAAGTCTACAACGAGATACGCCAAGGTACTCCGGTTTCAATGGGAACCGCTTCTATGGATACCTGGATCACCACCAAAGTTCGCTCACAGATTCTGGCAAGCGATACGGTTAAATCCTCTAACGTAAAAGTCACTACGGAAAACAGCGAAGTCTTCCTGTTAGGTCTGGTGACACCGCGTGAAGGCACCTCCGCCGCAGAAACTGCTAGTAAAGTTAGTGGTGTTAAACACGTAACGACCGCCTTTACCTACCTGCAATAA
- a CDS encoding alginate lyase family protein produces MRLRYWSGLLVALCCVASIARANTEPQVPSPDSPYAFLQQSQLSSVKQKLQQKTEKPQTRMAYEQLISEADRALKSANPSVTEKKSTPPSGSKHDYLSLSAYWWPDPDKADGLPWIRRDGQVNPASKDEETDGVRLAKFTAQTQALTLAWYFSGKPAYADKAMSMIRSWFIDPATRMNPNLDFAQGVPGIAPGRGSGVLDGRYFSTRIVDALIMLRQAPGWTTQDEQQMQKWMSDYLHWLQTSKLGKKEATAKNNHGSWYTVQVAGIAWYLGKIDVVKSMAQLQREKLDHQLQPDGAQPEELARTRSFHYSYFNLQAITDMAILASRVGENVWQYQTPKGSSVITALDFMAPYLDENKAWPRKTMDRQSSRLIPLLLQAERSLKTPRYQLQIKQAGFAELLTGAASVRDKEPSHISVETRRALWLLNPVAP; encoded by the coding sequence ATGCGGTTACGTTATTGGTCAGGTTTACTGGTTGCATTGTGTTGTGTGGCTTCTATTGCCCGTGCAAACACGGAGCCTCAAGTGCCATCCCCCGATAGTCCTTACGCCTTCTTGCAGCAGTCACAGTTGTCCTCAGTAAAACAGAAACTTCAGCAGAAAACGGAAAAGCCGCAGACGCGAATGGCGTACGAGCAGCTTATTTCGGAAGCCGATCGCGCGCTGAAAAGTGCTAACCCTAGCGTGACGGAAAAAAAATCCACGCCACCCAGTGGTTCAAAGCATGATTATTTGAGCCTCAGCGCCTACTGGTGGCCCGATCCCGACAAAGCTGATGGTTTACCTTGGATTCGCCGTGATGGGCAGGTAAACCCTGCCAGCAAGGATGAAGAGACGGATGGGGTGCGGCTGGCGAAATTTACCGCCCAAACGCAGGCATTGACGCTGGCGTGGTACTTCTCTGGCAAACCGGCGTATGCCGATAAAGCCATGTCGATGATTCGTAGCTGGTTTATTGACCCTGCTACGCGCATGAACCCTAACCTCGACTTTGCGCAAGGCGTGCCGGGTATCGCGCCGGGCAGGGGCTCAGGCGTGCTGGACGGACGCTATTTTTCCACCCGTATCGTCGATGCGCTGATTATGCTGCGCCAGGCACCGGGTTGGACGACGCAGGATGAGCAGCAGATGCAGAAATGGATGAGCGATTATCTGCACTGGTTGCAAACCAGTAAGCTGGGGAAAAAAGAGGCGACGGCCAAGAACAATCACGGTAGTTGGTATACCGTACAGGTCGCGGGTATCGCCTGGTATCTGGGGAAAATCGACGTGGTGAAATCCATGGCGCAATTGCAGCGAGAGAAATTGGATCATCAACTGCAACCCGATGGCGCTCAGCCGGAGGAATTGGCGCGTACCCGCTCTTTCCATTACAGCTATTTCAATCTTCAGGCGATAACGGATATGGCTATTTTGGCTTCCCGTGTCGGGGAGAATGTCTGGCAATATCAAACGCCGAAGGGAAGCAGTGTGATAACGGCGTTGGATTTTATGGCACCGTATCTGGATGAAAACAAAGCGTGGCCGCGCAAGACAATGGACAGACAAAGCAGCCGCCTTATCCCGTTGTTATTGCAAGCGGAGCGGAGTTTGAAAACACCGCGTTACCAGTTGCAAATCAAACAGGCGGGTTTTGCGGAATTACTTACCGGTGCGGCTAGCGTACGGGATAAAGAACCGAGCCATATCAGTGTTGAAACCCGCCGTGCGCTCTGGCTGCTAAATCCTGTTGCGCCCTGA
- the mtgA gene encoding monofunctional biosynthetic peptidoglycan transglycosylase, protein MRWSRRRGGLLTWLKRLIVRSVLVVIGMWLVGILLFSFLPVPFSAVMVDRQISAWLKGEFSYVAHSDWVAMEAIAPEMALAVMASEDQKFPQHWGFDLDAIGQALKHNERNTQRIRGASTLSQQMVKNLFLWDGRSWVRKGLEAGITTGVELVWTKRRILTVYLNIAEFGPGIFGVEAAARRYFNKSASRLTASESALLAAVLPNPIRFRANAPSSYVIQRQQWILRQMRQMGGDAFLRDNNLL, encoded by the coding sequence ATGAGGTGGAGCCGAAGGCGTGGAGGCTTACTCACGTGGCTGAAACGCCTGATTGTTCGGAGTGTACTGGTCGTCATCGGTATGTGGCTGGTTGGCATTCTGTTGTTTTCCTTCCTGCCCGTACCGTTTTCCGCTGTGATGGTGGACAGGCAGATCAGCGCGTGGTTGAAGGGCGAATTCTCCTACGTTGCCCATTCGGACTGGGTTGCGATGGAGGCGATCGCACCGGAAATGGCGCTGGCGGTGATGGCGTCGGAAGACCAAAAATTCCCTCAGCATTGGGGTTTCGATCTTGATGCGATTGGTCAGGCATTGAAGCACAACGAGCGCAACACGCAACGGATTCGCGGGGCGTCTACGCTCTCGCAGCAGATGGTGAAGAACCTGTTCCTGTGGGATGGACGTAGCTGGGTGCGTAAGGGACTTGAGGCGGGTATTACCACTGGCGTCGAGCTGGTCTGGACAAAACGGCGCATTCTTACTGTGTACTTGAATATCGCCGAATTTGGCCCTGGTATTTTTGGCGTGGAGGCGGCTGCCAGACGTTATTTCAACAAATCCGCCAGCAGGCTGACGGCAAGCGAATCTGCTTTGCTGGCGGCGGTATTGCCGAATCCTATCCGCTTTCGTGCGAATGCGCCCTCCAGCTATGTCATTCAACGTCAGCAGTGGATCTTGCGCCAGATGCGACAGATGGGCGGCGATGCATTTTTGCGAGATAACAATTTGCTGTGA
- the elbB gene encoding isoprenoid biosynthesis glyoxalase ElbB: MKRVGIVLSGCGVYDGSEIHEAVLTLLALDRAGAQAVCFAPDKPQLQVVNHLTGDVTGENRNVLAESARIARGKVQPLSTANAQDLDALIVPGGFGAAKNLSDFATQGSACQIDETLQLLTREIYKQSKPIGFICISPALLPTILGVPVRVTIGNDIDTAEAIEEMGGIHVVCPVDDIVVDEEHKIVTTPAYMLANSISEAAQGIDKLVARVLDLTE, translated from the coding sequence ATGAAACGAGTCGGCATTGTCCTTAGTGGCTGTGGTGTTTATGACGGTTCCGAGATTCATGAAGCCGTGTTGACGTTACTTGCGTTGGATCGCGCGGGCGCACAAGCGGTTTGCTTTGCGCCAGATAAGCCACAATTACAGGTGGTTAATCACCTGACAGGTGACGTAACTGGTGAGAATCGCAACGTTTTAGCAGAATCAGCACGGATCGCCAGAGGAAAAGTTCAGCCGCTTTCTACTGCGAATGCACAAGATTTAGATGCGCTGATAGTGCCGGGGGGGTTTGGCGCTGCGAAAAATTTAAGCGACTTCGCCACGCAGGGATCGGCCTGTCAGATCGATGAAACGCTGCAATTGCTCACACGGGAAATTTATAAGCAAAGTAAACCAATTGGTTTTATTTGCATCTCACCCGCGTTGTTGCCGACGATCTTGGGTGTACCCGTTCGCGTAACCATTGGTAACGATATCGATACTGCTGAGGCTATCGAAGAAATGGGCGGTATCCACGTTGTTTGTCCTGTCGATGATATCGTGGTGGATGAGGAACATAAAATCGTGACGACACCAGCCTATATGCTGGCTAACTCCATCAGCGAAGCGGCGCAAGGCATCGATAAGCTCGTTGCTCGCGTATTGGATCTCACCGAATGA
- the arcB gene encoding aerobic respiration two-component sensor histidine kinase ArcB, with protein MKQIRLLAQYYVDLMVKLGLVRFSLLLASVLVLLAMVVQMAVTLLLSGEVENIDVVRSIFFGLLITPWAVYFLSVVVEQLEESRQRLAKLVAKLEEMRHRDLELNAQLQENIAQLNQEIADRIKAEEARVLVMSRLKEEMSRREQAQIELEQQSALLRSFLDASPDLVYYRNEEKEFSGCNRAMELLVGKSQKQLIGLTPQDVYAPDIAEKVMETDEKVFRHNVSLTYEQWLVYPDGRKACFELRKVPFYDRMGKRHGLMGFGRDITERKRYQDALENASRDKTTFISTISHELRTPLNGIVGLSRILLDTQLDSEQQKYLKTIHVSAITLGNIFNDVIEMDKQERRKVQLDNQPIDFTGFLVDLENLGGLLAEPKGLKLVMDQHQPLPQKVITDGTRLRQILWNLLSNAVKFTPKGEKGEEGEIVVRVWHEKGDRLRFEVEDSGMGIPADELEKIFAMYYQVKDQHGGKPATGSGIGLAVSKRLAQNMGGDIQVSSTQGQGSRFTLTVVAPSVDESGSDLEDDDDMPLPALHVLLVEDIELNVVVARSVLEKLGNSVDVAMTGQDALDMFDPDEFDLVLLDIQLPDMTGLDVARQLHSRYANRNMPPLVALTANVLKDKREYLDAGMDDVLSKPLSVPALTAVIKQFWDNHTVWTENPVAEEGEEMEKAKEDLLDIPMLEQYLDLVGPKLIHQSLEMFEQMMPGYLAILDSNMTARDLKGITEEGHKIKGAAGSVGLRHLQQIAQQIQTSSLPAWWDNVQEWVDELKHDWRHDVQVLRDWVAKAEKES; from the coding sequence ATGAAGCAAATTCGTCTGTTGGCGCAGTACTATGTTGATTTAATGGTAAAACTGGGGCTTGTCCGTTTTTCACTGTTGCTGGCCTCGGTATTGGTGCTGCTGGCGATGGTGGTGCAAATGGCGGTCACCCTGCTGCTCAGCGGGGAAGTCGAAAACATCGACGTTGTCCGCTCCATTTTCTTCGGGCTGTTGATTACGCCCTGGGCCGTTTATTTTCTCTCCGTGGTGGTGGAACAGCTTGAAGAGTCGCGTCAGCGACTGGCGAAGCTGGTGGCAAAACTGGAAGAAATGCGCCACCGGGATCTGGAGCTGAATGCGCAGCTTCAGGAGAATATCGCGCAGCTCAATCAGGAAATCGCCGACCGTATCAAGGCGGAAGAGGCTCGCGTGCTGGTGATGAGCCGCCTCAAAGAAGAGATGTCCCGCCGAGAGCAGGCACAAATTGAACTGGAGCAACAATCTGCGCTGCTGCGTTCATTCCTCGATGCCTCGCCAGATCTGGTTTACTACCGTAACGAAGAAAAAGAATTTTCCGGCTGCAACCGCGCGATGGAGCTGTTGGTGGGCAAAAGCCAAAAGCAGCTCATTGGCCTGACGCCGCAGGATGTTTACGCCCCTGATATTGCCGAGAAAGTGATGGAGACGGACGAAAAAGTGTTCCGCCATAACGTTTCTCTGACCTACGAACAATGGCTGGTTTATCCCGATGGCCGTAAAGCCTGTTTTGAGCTACGTAAAGTGCCGTTTTATGACCGAATGGGCAAACGTCATGGGCTGATGGGATTTGGACGCGATATAACGGAGCGTAAGCGTTACCAGGACGCGTTAGAGAACGCCAGTAGGGATAAGACCACTTTTATCTCAACTATCAGCCACGAGCTTCGTACGCCGCTTAATGGCATTGTCGGGTTAAGTCGCATCCTGCTGGATACGCAACTTGACTCTGAGCAGCAAAAATACCTGAAAACTATCCACGTCAGCGCGATTACGCTGGGCAATATTTTTAACGACGTCATTGAGATGGACAAACAGGAACGCCGCAAGGTGCAACTGGATAATCAACCGATCGATTTCACGGGCTTTTTGGTGGATCTGGAAAACCTCGGCGGCCTGTTGGCGGAACCGAAAGGACTGAAACTGGTTATGGACCAGCACCAGCCTCTGCCGCAGAAAGTCATTACTGACGGCACGCGCCTGCGGCAGATTCTGTGGAACCTGCTCAGTAACGCAGTGAAATTCACGCCGAAGGGTGAGAAAGGCGAAGAAGGCGAGATTGTGGTGCGCGTCTGGCATGAAAAGGGCGATCGCCTGCGCTTTGAAGTTGAAGATTCCGGGATGGGCATTCCGGCTGATGAATTGGAAAAAATCTTCGCCATGTATTATCAGGTTAAAGATCAGCACGGTGGGAAGCCTGCAACGGGGTCGGGAATTGGTCTGGCGGTGTCGAAGCGTCTGGCACAGAACATGGGGGGCGATATCCAGGTCTCCAGCACGCAAGGCCAAGGTTCCCGCTTTACCCTAACGGTGGTGGCGCCGAGCGTTGATGAATCGGGAAGCGACCTTGAAGATGACGACGACATGCCGCTACCCGCGTTGCACGTTCTGCTGGTGGAAGATATCGAACTGAACGTGGTAGTTGCCCGTTCGGTGCTGGAGAAACTGGGTAATAGCGTGGATGTCGCCATGACTGGGCAGGATGCGCTAGATATGTTCGATCCCGATGAATTCGATCTGGTGTTGCTTGATATTCAATTGCCGGACATGACCGGGCTGGACGTAGCGCGTCAGCTACATTCACGTTACGCCAACCGCAACATGCCGCCGCTGGTGGCGCTGACGGCGAATGTGCTGAAAGATAAACGCGAATATCTGGATGCAGGTATGGATGACGTGCTCAGCAAACCGCTGTCGGTGCCTGCGCTGACGGCCGTCATCAAACAATTTTGGGATAACCACACGGTGTGGACAGAAAACCCTGTCGCTGAGGAAGGTGAGGAAATGGAAAAAGCCAAAGAAGACCTGCTGGACATTCCGATGTTGGAACAGTATCTGGATTTGGTGGGGCCGAAATTAATTCATCAGAGTCTGGAGATGTTTGAACAGATGATGCCGGGCTATCTGGCGATTTTGGATTCCAACATGACGGCGCGCGACCTGAAAGGGATTACGGAAGAAGGGCACAAAATTAAAGGGGCGGCGGGTTCTGTTGGATTACGGCATCTACAACAGATTGCCCAGCAGATTCAGACTTCATCGCTACCAGCATGGTGGGATAACGTGCAGGAATGGGTCGATGAGCTTAAGCACGACTGGCGTCATGACGTTCAGGTACTGCGTGACTGGGTAGCAAAAGCAGAAAAAGAGTCCTGA
- a CDS encoding TIGR01212 family radical SAM protein (This family includes YhcC from E. coli K-12, an uncharacterized radical SAM protein.) yields MQLQKLINMFGGNLQRRYGEKVHKLTLHGGFNCPNRDGTLGRGGCTFCNVASFADEQMQQRSIAQQLEAQAGKVNRAKRYLAYFQAYTSTYAEVQVLDSLYQEALKQAEMVGLCVGTRPDCVPDAVLDLLSRYHDRGYEVWLELGLQSACDKTLHRINRGHDFACYQETTRRARERGLKVCSHLIVGLPGEDAQRCLLTLEQVIDTGVEGIKLHPLHIVEGSTMAKAWRAGRLPELTLDRYVETAGEMIRHTPPDVIYHRISASARRPTLLAPLWCENRWTGMVELDRYLQTQGVQGSALGTPYRYDGV; encoded by the coding sequence ATGCAATTGCAAAAATTAATCAATATGTTTGGCGGAAATCTTCAACGCCGCTATGGCGAGAAGGTTCACAAGCTGACGCTGCACGGCGGATTTAATTGCCCCAACCGCGATGGCACGCTGGGGCGGGGTGGCTGTACGTTCTGTAATGTGGCTTCGTTTGCCGATGAGCAGATGCAGCAACGCAGCATTGCACAGCAGTTGGAAGCGCAGGCGGGAAAGGTGAACCGCGCCAAACGCTATCTGGCCTATTTTCAAGCGTATACCAGTACCTATGCCGAGGTTCAGGTTCTGGATAGCCTGTATCAGGAAGCGTTGAAGCAGGCGGAGATGGTAGGGCTTTGCGTGGGGACGCGCCCCGACTGTGTTCCCGATGCTGTACTGGATTTATTGTCCCGCTATCACGATCGGGGTTATGAAGTTTGGCTGGAACTCGGGTTGCAAAGTGCCTGTGACAAAACGTTGCACCGGATTAATCGTGGGCACGATTTCGCCTGTTATCAGGAAACCACCCGCCGCGCGCGCGAACGCGGCTTGAAGGTGTGTAGCCACCTGATAGTGGGGTTACCGGGAGAAGACGCACAGCGCTGTTTATTGACGCTGGAGCAGGTTATCGATACTGGGGTGGAAGGCATTAAGCTTCATCCTCTCCATATCGTCGAGGGCAGCACGATGGCGAAAGCCTGGCGAGCCGGAAGGCTGCCCGAGCTGACGCTGGATCGCTACGTGGAGACGGCGGGAGAGATGATTCGCCATACGCCGCCGGATGTGATTTATCACCGCATTTCCGCCAGCGCTCGACGTCCGACCCTGCTGGCTCCGCTCTGGTGTGAAAATCGCTGGACGGGCATGGTCGAGCTGGATCGCTACCTGCAAACGCAGGGCGTACAGGGTTCTGCGCTGGGCACGCCTTATCGGTACGATGGCGTCTGA